Proteins encoded within one genomic window of Methanobacterium sp.:
- a CDS encoding NifB/NifX family molybdenum-iron cluster-binding protein, whose translation MKIAVGSVNYSLDSPASEIFGRSSAFIIADLDKDKIKSINVIENPAKNEFGAGNTAAQFIADHEVNVLISGKLGPVAFHILKNAGIKVYKARSGSVEKNLKRFIEGKLEEITSLSGGFPSQS comes from the coding sequence ATGAAAATAGCCGTTGGATCAGTAAATTATAGCTTAGATTCTCCTGCAAGTGAGATTTTTGGAAGAAGTTCTGCTTTTATAATTGCTGATCTGGATAAAGATAAAATTAAAAGCATAAATGTAATTGAAAATCCCGCAAAAAACGAATTTGGAGCAGGAAACACTGCAGCACAATTTATAGCTGATCATGAAGTTAATGTCTTAATTTCAGGAAAATTAGGTCCTGTTGCGTTCCACATCCTAAAAAACGCAGGTATTAAAGTTTATAAAGCTAGGTCCGGAAGTGTGGAGAAAAATTTAAAGCGTTTCATTGAAGGTAAATTGGAAGAAATAACCTCATTATCCGGCGGATTTCCATCACAATCATAA
- a CDS encoding DUF134 domain-containing protein produces MPRPRIFRRITKEPQIRCFKPEREDIDSLEPIEITIDEFEAIRLRDYHDIQQKKSAEVMGVSQPTFHRILTSARKKISRALVEGNTIMIVGGDSITDKKRYKCNICGFEWINPKKEYDKCPDCKSDDIGIKVEDEGLSNEDSLLQRRSFGGRGMGVGPPRVCKCPNCGYESPKTQAVPCKNTICPECETPLCGAN; encoded by the coding sequence ATGCCAAGACCTCGAATATTTAGAAGAATAACAAAAGAACCACAAATACGCTGTTTTAAACCAGAAAGAGAGGATATAGATTCTCTTGAACCAATTGAGATCACAATAGATGAATTTGAGGCAATAAGACTCAGAGATTATCATGATATTCAGCAGAAGAAGTCTGCAGAGGTAATGGGGGTTTCACAGCCTACATTCCATCGAATATTAACTTCTGCCAGAAAAAAGATATCAAGGGCCTTGGTTGAGGGGAATACGATAATGATCGTAGGAGGGGACAGCATAACCGACAAAAAAAGATATAAATGCAATATTTGTGGATTTGAATGGATCAATCCTAAAAAAGAATATGATAAATGCCCTGATTGTAAATCAGACGACATAGGCATCAAAGTAGAAGATGAAGGACTTTCAAACGAAGATTCACTCCTTCAAAGAAGGTCTTTTGGCGGTCGAGGTATGGGTGTAGGCCCTCCAAGAGTTTGTAAATGTCCAAACTGCGGATACGAATCCCCAAAAACACAAGCAGTTCCTTGTAAAAATACAATATGCCCTGAATGCGAAACACCACTTTGTGGGGCAAATTAA